In Ochrobactrum sp. Marseille-Q0166, a single genomic region encodes these proteins:
- the ilvD gene encoding dihydroxy-acid dehydratase: MPPYRSRTTTHGRNMAGARGLWRATGMKDEDFGKPIIAVVNSFTQFVPGHVHLKDLGQLVAREIESAGGVAKEFNTIAVDDGIAMGHDGMLYSLPSRELIADSVEYMVNAHCADAMVCISNCDKITPGMLMASLRLNIPVVFVSGGPMEAGKVVWDDQVKKLDLVDAMVAAADDHYTDEQVKAIERSACPTCGSCSGMFTANSMNCLTEALGLSLPGNGSTLATHADRKRLFVEAGHLVVDLARRYYEQNDESVLPRSIASFPAFENAMTLDIAMGGSTNTVLHLLAAAQEAEIDFTMADIDRLSRRVPVLCKVAPANNTVHMEDVHRAGGIMGILGQLDKAGLINTDLPTVHSESMGKALDHWDVTRTNSEMVHKFYSAAPGGIPTQVAFSQERRFDSVDTNRETGVIRSKEHAFSQDGGLAVLYGNLAEDGCIVKTAGVDDSILKFSGPARIFESQDTAVLGILNGKIKAGDIVLIRYEGPRGGPGMQEMLYPTSYLKSKGLGKACALITDGRFSGGSSGLSIGHVSPEAAEGGTIGLVREGDIIDIDIPNRTIHLAVDDATLAERRAEQNATGWKPLEQRKRKVSTALKAYASMATSAAKGAVRKLPD; the protein is encoded by the coding sequence ATGCCTCCTTATCGTTCGCGTACTACCACCCACGGCCGCAATATGGCTGGCGCGCGCGGCCTATGGCGCGCCACCGGCATGAAGGATGAGGATTTTGGCAAGCCGATTATTGCTGTGGTGAACTCATTCACCCAGTTTGTGCCGGGCCATGTGCATCTCAAGGATCTTGGACAGCTGGTAGCACGCGAAATTGAAAGCGCTGGCGGTGTTGCAAAAGAATTCAACACAATCGCTGTCGATGATGGCATCGCCATGGGTCATGACGGCATGCTTTATTCATTGCCATCGCGTGAATTGATTGCCGACTCGGTCGAATACATGGTCAATGCGCATTGTGCCGATGCGATGGTCTGCATCTCCAACTGCGACAAGATCACTCCTGGCATGTTGATGGCATCACTGCGCCTCAATATTCCAGTCGTTTTCGTTTCCGGTGGCCCGATGGAAGCCGGCAAGGTGGTCTGGGACGATCAAGTCAAGAAGCTCGACCTTGTGGATGCAATGGTTGCAGCTGCTGACGATCATTATACAGACGAACAGGTCAAGGCGATTGAACGCTCGGCCTGTCCGACCTGCGGCTCATGCTCGGGCATGTTTACCGCAAACTCGATGAACTGCCTCACCGAAGCACTTGGCCTGTCGCTGCCGGGCAACGGTTCGACGCTTGCAACCCATGCTGACCGCAAGCGCCTGTTTGTCGAAGCCGGTCATCTGGTTGTCGATCTTGCGCGCCGTTATTATGAGCAGAACGATGAAAGTGTATTGCCGCGCTCGATTGCAAGCTTCCCGGCATTTGAAAACGCCATGACACTCGACATTGCCATGGGCGGCTCAACCAATACGGTTCTGCATCTGCTTGCAGCCGCACAGGAAGCCGAAATAGACTTCACCATGGCTGATATTGACCGTCTGTCGCGTCGTGTTCCGGTTCTCTGCAAGGTCGCGCCTGCCAACAACACGGTTCACATGGAAGATGTGCATCGCGCAGGCGGCATCATGGGTATTCTGGGTCAGCTCGACAAGGCAGGCCTGATCAATACTGACCTGCCAACAGTTCACAGCGAAAGCATGGGCAAGGCGCTCGATCATTGGGACGTTACCCGTACCAATAGCGAAATGGTGCACAAGTTCTATTCGGCTGCCCCCGGTGGTATACCGACACAGGTTGCATTCTCTCAAGAGCGCCGCTTTGACAGCGTTGATACGAACCGTGAAACGGGGGTTATCCGCTCGAAAGAACATGCGTTTAGTCAGGATGGTGGTCTGGCAGTTCTTTACGGCAATCTCGCTGAAGACGGCTGCATCGTGAAGACGGCAGGCGTGGACGATTCCATCCTGAAATTCTCCGGCCCTGCCCGCATCTTCGAAAGCCAGGATACGGCCGTGCTCGGCATTCTGAATGGCAAGATCAAGGCTGGCGACATTGTGCTGATCCGCTATGAAGGTCCGCGTGGCGGTCCGGGTATGCAGGAAATGCTCTATCCAACCAGCTACCTCAAGTCGAAGGGTCTGGGTAAGGCTTGCGCGCTGATCACCGACGGTCGTTTCTCGGGCGGCTCATCGGGTCTTTCGATTGGTCACGTTTCCCCGGAAGCAGCCGAAGGTGGCACAATCGGGCTGGTGCGTGAAGGCGATATCATAGACATCGACATTCCAAACCGTACGATCCATCTCGCTGTTGACGATGCAACGCTGGCAGAACGCCGCGCCGAGCAGAATGCAACAGGCTGGAAGCCACTGGAACAGCGCAAGCGCAAGGTTTCAACCGCGCTGAAAGCCTATGCCTCTATGGCAACGAGTGCTGCCAAGGGTGCGGTACGAAAACTGCCGGATTGA